In a single window of the Phaeobacter sp. G2 genome:
- the coxB gene encoding cytochrome c oxidase subunit II gives MKNALMLSGLFAGLSSLPAMAQEALETIGKPTNGGLNFQPAGTELAEGIHKLDWMILVIITVVCVFVAGLLLYAIVRFNRRANPTPAAFTHHTPIEIAWTLIPILVLVFIGSFSLPELFRQQEIPKGDVTIKVTGYQWYWGYEYVDHGFGFESYMLGNPSTLDETVRAADADVTPFVLDDAMRAKLVDAGFNEDEFLLATDTSVVVPVGKTIVMQVTGADVIHSWTIPAFGVKQDAVPGRLAELWFKADKEGIYFGQCSELCGKDHAYMPITVKVVSQEAYDAWLQGAIDEYAGLPQSYQVASN, from the coding sequence ATGAAGAATGCTTTGATGCTTTCGGGCCTTTTTGCTGGCCTTTCCAGTCTTCCAGCCATGGCGCAAGAAGCACTAGAAACAATTGGCAAGCCAACCAACGGCGGCCTGAACTTCCAGCCAGCGGGGACTGAACTGGCGGAGGGTATCCACAAACTCGACTGGATGATTCTTGTCATCATCACCGTGGTCTGCGTTTTTGTTGCGGGTTTGCTGCTTTATGCGATTGTACGGTTCAACCGTCGCGCCAATCCAACACCTGCCGCCTTTACCCACCACACACCTATCGAAATCGCCTGGACGCTGATCCCAATCCTGGTTTTGGTTTTCATCGGTTCCTTCTCCTTGCCCGAACTGTTCCGCCAACAGGAAATCCCAAAAGGCGACGTTACCATCAAGGTGACAGGCTACCAGTGGTACTGGGGCTATGAGTATGTCGATCACGGCTTTGGGTTTGAAAGCTACATGTTGGGCAACCCCTCGACATTGGATGAAACAGTCCGCGCTGCAGATGCCGATGTGACCCCATTTGTTTTGGACGATGCGATGCGCGCCAAGCTGGTGGATGCGGGTTTCAACGAAGATGAATTCCTGCTGGCCACAGATACTTCGGTTGTTGTGCCGGTTGGCAAAACCATCGTGATGCAGGTGACCGGTGCCGATGTGATCCACTCCTGGACCATTCCCGCCTTTGGCGTAAAGCAGGATGCGGTTCCTGGCCGTCTGGCCGAGCTGTGGTTCAAGGCGGACAAGGAAGGTATCTACTTTGGTCAGTGTTCCGAGCTGTGCGGCAAGGACCACGCCTATATGCCGATCACTGTGAAAGTGGTCAGCCAAGAGGCCTATGACGCGTGGCTGCAAGGTGCGATCGACGAATACGCCGGTCTGCCCCAGTCTTATCAGGTTGCTTCCAACTGA
- the cyoE gene encoding heme o synthase: MSDASINASTPREDEASFGDYFALLKPRVMSLVVFTAFVGLLAAPVGVHPVIGFCAVLFIAIGGGASGALNMWWDADIDQVMKRTKSRPIPAGKVEAGEALSLGLALSGMSVIMLALATNVFAGAFLAFTIFFYVVVYTMWLKRATPQNIVIGSAAGAFPPVIGWIAATGTMSVEPWLMFALTFMWTPPHFWALALFMRSDYDDAGVPMLTVTHGRRATRVHILVYTILLAILAIGTSFSGIGGPIYLAVAVVMNALFLLGAWKIFRRDETNSEEDNFKAERRFFKLSLLYLFLHFGAILVEASLKPYGLGGW; encoded by the coding sequence ATGAGCGACGCAAGCATCAACGCCAGCACTCCCCGTGAAGACGAGGCCAGCTTTGGCGATTATTTCGCCCTGCTCAAGCCGCGGGTGATGTCACTGGTCGTCTTTACGGCCTTTGTTGGCCTGTTGGCGGCCCCTGTAGGCGTGCATCCGGTGATTGGCTTTTGTGCCGTATTGTTTATCGCGATCGGCGGCGGCGCCTCCGGGGCGCTGAACATGTGGTGGGACGCCGACATCGACCAGGTGATGAAGCGCACCAAATCGCGCCCCATTCCCGCCGGCAAGGTCGAGGCAGGCGAGGCGCTGAGCCTGGGGCTGGCGCTGTCGGGCATGTCGGTGATCATGCTGGCGCTGGCGACCAATGTCTTTGCCGGCGCTTTCCTGGCCTTTACCATCTTCTTTTATGTGGTGGTCTACACCATGTGGCTGAAGCGGGCGACGCCACAGAACATCGTTATTGGCAGTGCCGCGGGGGCGTTCCCCCCGGTGATCGGCTGGATTGCCGCCACCGGCACCATGTCGGTTGAGCCCTGGCTGATGTTTGCCCTGACCTTCATGTGGACGCCGCCGCATTTCTGGGCCCTGGCCCTGTTCATGCGCTCGGATTACGATGATGCGGGCGTGCCGATGCTGACCGTGACCCATGGCCGCCGCGCCACCCGGGTTCATATCCTGGTCTATACGATCCTGCTGGCCATTCTAGCCATTGGAACATCCTTTTCTGGCATCGGCGGGCCGATTTACCTTGCCGTCGCTGTTGTCATGAATGCCTTGTTCCTGCTCGGCGCCTGGAAGATTTTCCGCCGCGATGAAACCAATTCGGAAGAGGATAACTTCAAGGCGGAGCGCAGGTTCTTCAAGCTGTCGCTGCTGTATCTTTTCCTGCATTTTGGCGCCATCTTGGTAGAAGCATCGCTGAAACCCTATGGATTGGGAGGCTGGTAA
- a CDS encoding cytochrome C oxidase assembly protein: protein MALNKEHDLHKRRFGRNMGVGLLLGSFVVLVLALTIVKVTSNGFQFPQTQSEQN, encoded by the coding sequence ATGGCTTTGAACAAAGAACACGACCTGCACAAACGCCGTTTTGGCCGCAATATGGGCGTTGGCCTGTTGCTGGGCAGCTTTGTGGTGCTGGTGTTGGCCTTGACCATCGTCAAGGTGACCTCGAACGGGTTCCAGTTCCCGCAAACACAAAGTGAGCAGAACTGA
- a CDS encoding cytochrome c oxidase assembly protein, producing the protein MALQGPQKTVLQLVGVVVTMGALSWASVPFYDWFCRVTGFGGVTGVAERGSDTVLDKTVTIRFDGSKERDFAWEFKPVQREMEIQIGDTGLAFYEAYNPTDRPIAGQASYNVTPYSAGAFFEKIDCFCFTEQVLQPGERVEMPVTFFVDPEIVTDRDGKFVHTITLSYTFYEIDLPEGYAALDTGDNTGADLTTNQADG; encoded by the coding sequence ATGGCGCTGCAGGGGCCACAAAAAACAGTTTTGCAGCTGGTGGGTGTTGTCGTCACCATGGGCGCATTGTCCTGGGCCTCGGTGCCGTTTTACGACTGGTTCTGCCGGGTCACCGGCTTTGGTGGCGTCACTGGGGTGGCCGAGCGCGGCTCTGATACGGTTCTGGATAAGACGGTCACCATACGGTTTGACGGTTCCAAAGAACGCGACTTTGCCTGGGAATTCAAACCCGTGCAGCGGGAAATGGAAATCCAGATCGGTGATACTGGTCTGGCCTTCTACGAGGCCTACAATCCAACGGACCGGCCCATTGCCGGCCAGGCCTCTTACAATGTGACGCCCTATTCCGCAGGCGCGTTCTTTGAAAAAATCGACTGCTTCTGCTTTACCGAGCAGGTGCTGCAACCAGGGGAGCGGGTGGAAATGCCCGTGACCTTCTTTGTCGACCCGGAAATCGTTACCGACCGGGACGGGAAATTCGTGCATACGATAACGCTTTCGTACACGTTTTATGAAATCGATCTGCCCGAGGGCTATGCCGCCCTCGATACCGGGGACAACACCGGGGCAGATCTTACTACGAACCAGGCCGACGGGTGA
- a CDS encoding cytochrome c oxidase subunit 3, producing MAHAKNHDFHILPPSILPFLAALGGFIMLFGAVLWMQGITAWMFWGGLVMVLYVSFDWWSQMVVEARQGDHAPVVRIGLRYGFILFVMSEVMFFFAWFWSFFKHAMYPMEEYFGTEYAKPEIYGVDPFHLPLINTLVLLLSGCAVTWAHHALVHNNDRKALIQGLSIGIVLGIFFTFLQGYEYAHLLHEGWQFGGDEFYSNFFMATGFHGFHVLLGTIFLIVCLIRAMKGDFTPEQHVGFEAAAWYWHFVDVVWLFLFFAVYVWGTSGL from the coding sequence ATGGCGCACGCTAAAAATCACGATTTTCACATTCTGCCTCCATCGATTCTGCCATTTTTGGCAGCTCTTGGCGGTTTCATCATGCTCTTCGGTGCCGTTCTGTGGATGCAGGGTATCACGGCCTGGATGTTCTGGGGCGGTCTCGTCATGGTGCTCTATGTCAGCTTTGACTGGTGGTCCCAGATGGTCGTCGAGGCCCGCCAGGGAGATCACGCCCCAGTGGTCCGCATCGGGCTGCGCTACGGTTTCATTCTCTTCGTGATGTCCGAAGTGATGTTCTTCTTCGCGTGGTTCTGGTCGTTCTTCAAACACGCCATGTACCCAATGGAAGAATACTTTGGCACCGAATATGCCAAGCCAGAGATTTACGGGGTGGACCCGTTCCACCTGCCTTTGATCAACACGCTTGTGCTGCTGCTGTCGGGCTGTGCCGTCACCTGGGCGCACCACGCGCTGGTGCACAACAATGACCGCAAGGCGCTGATCCAGGGCCTGTCCATTGGTATCGTGCTTGGCATTTTCTTCACCTTCCTGCAGGGCTACGAATACGCCCACCTGCTGCACGAAGGCTGGCAGTTTGGCGGTGATGAGTTCTACTCCAACTTCTTCATGGCAACTGGCTTCCACGGCTTCCACGTCCTGTTGGGCACCATCTTCCTGATTGTGTGCCTGATCCGTGCGATGAAGGGTGATTTCACCCCCGAGCAGCACGTCGGTTTTGAGGCCGCAGCCTGGTACTGGCACTTCGTGGACGTTGTCTGGCTGTTCCTGTTCTTCGCAGTCTATGTCTGGGGCACCTCGGGCTTGTAA
- a CDS encoding SURF1 family protein, whose translation MQRLIFLSAIGGLGLAILLGLGTWQVQRLAWKADLLEVIQTRIAATPVDVPLTPSEAQDRYRAVTAAGELGTQELHVFWVTKEAETGYRVISALETGDGRRLLLDQGFVPAADKDSRRSSAAVLVTGNLLWPDEGDWTTPAPEVDTNILYARDLAYMAEQLGTEPVLIVARSITPETAVTPQAVTAEGIPNNHLQYAITWFSLAFIWAAMTASFLWRSRAKSEG comes from the coding sequence ATGCAGCGACTGATTTTCCTTTCCGCCATTGGCGGGCTTGGACTGGCGATCCTGCTGGGGCTGGGCACCTGGCAGGTGCAGCGTCTGGCTTGGAAAGCGGATCTATTGGAGGTCATTCAGACCCGCATCGCAGCGACGCCTGTGGATGTCCCGCTGACGCCATCCGAAGCTCAAGACCGCTACCGTGCCGTCACCGCCGCGGGGGAGCTGGGGACGCAGGAACTGCATGTCTTCTGGGTCACCAAAGAGGCCGAAACGGGCTATCGTGTGATCTCTGCCCTGGAAACAGGCGATGGACGCCGTCTGCTTCTGGATCAGGGCTTTGTTCCGGCGGCTGACAAGGATAGCCGCCGCAGCTCCGCAGCGGTTTTGGTGACGGGGAACCTTCTGTGGCCGGATGAGGGCGACTGGACCACGCCGGCGCCGGAAGTCGATACCAATATCCTTTATGCACGTGACCTTGCCTATATGGCTGAACAACTGGGCACCGAGCCGGTTTTGATTGTTGCCCGCAGTATCACGCCCGAAACAGCCGTGACACCACAGGCTGTGACGGCTGAGGGCATTCCGAACAACCACTTGCAATATGCGATCACCTGGTTTTCGCTGGCCTTTATCTGGGCCGCGATGACTGCCTCTTTTCTATGGCGTTCCCGCGCCAAATCCGAAGGCTGA
- the thrC gene encoding threonine synthase, with the protein MKYISTRGQAPELTFEEAMLTGLARDGGLYVPAEIPTLSRDEIAALSGLSYEETAFRVMKPFLGDCFTDEEFRGIIERAYAGFNHAARAPLKQLAPNHFLLELFHGPTLAFKDFAMQLIGQLFQVALQRRNDRVTIAGATSGDTGSAAMEAFRGLSNVDVFILYPHGRVSEVQRRQMTTPADQNVHALALEGDFDDCQARVKDMFNDFEFRDGVKLAGVNSINIARVLAQVVYYFSSAVSLGAPEREVSFTVPTGNFGDIFAGYIAKQMGLPIKDLVVATNQNDILHRCLEGQGYHKGDTVPSISPSMDIQVSSNFERALYFAYDKDASAVAQLMGELKNGGFEVSQGAMQALSETYKSGRASEEETLATIKSELAASGELLCPHGAVAVKVAAEQRAADVPMITLATAHPAKFPAAVEKASGQYPDLPDRMADLYEREERLSRIDNDLAAIEDHIRKNIA; encoded by the coding sequence ATGAAATATATCTCTACCCGTGGGCAGGCGCCCGAGCTGACATTTGAAGAGGCCATGCTGACCGGTCTCGCCCGTGACGGGGGGCTGTATGTGCCTGCCGAGATCCCAACCCTCAGCCGGGATGAGATCGCCGCCCTGTCTGGCCTGTCCTATGAGGAAACTGCCTTTCGGGTGATGAAGCCCTTTCTGGGCGATTGTTTCACCGACGAAGAATTTCGTGGCATCATCGAACGCGCCTATGCCGGATTCAACCACGCCGCCCGCGCGCCGCTGAAACAGCTGGCGCCAAATCACTTCCTGTTGGAACTGTTCCACGGGCCGACGCTGGCCTTCAAAGACTTTGCCATGCAGCTGATTGGTCAGCTGTTTCAGGTGGCACTGCAGCGCCGCAACGATCGCGTCACCATTGCCGGAGCCACCTCTGGCGATACCGGATCTGCGGCGATGGAGGCCTTTCGCGGGCTCAGCAACGTGGATGTCTTTATCCTGTACCCCCATGGCCGGGTGTCCGAGGTGCAGCGCCGCCAGATGACCACACCTGCGGATCAGAACGTACATGCGCTGGCGCTGGAGGGTGACTTTGATGATTGCCAGGCCCGGGTCAAAGACATGTTCAACGACTTTGAGTTCCGCGATGGGGTGAAACTCGCCGGGGTGAATTCGATCAATATCGCGCGGGTGCTGGCGCAGGTGGTCTATTACTTCTCCTCCGCTGTCAGCCTTGGGGCACCGGAACGGGAGGTGAGCTTTACCGTGCCCACCGGTAACTTTGGCGATATCTTTGCAGGCTACATTGCCAAACAGATGGGCCTGCCGATCAAGGATCTGGTGGTGGCCACCAACCAAAACGACATTCTGCACCGCTGCCTCGAAGGTCAGGGCTACCACAAGGGCGATACCGTCCCGTCGATTTCGCCCTCAATGGATATCCAGGTCTCGTCCAACTTTGAACGGGCGCTCTATTTTGCCTATGACAAAGACGCCAGCGCTGTGGCGCAGCTGATGGGGGAGCTGAAGAACGGCGGTTTTGAGGTCAGCCAGGGCGCCATGCAGGCCCTGTCGGAAACCTATAAATCGGGCCGTGCCTCGGAAGAGGAAACGCTGGCGACCATCAAATCCGAGCTTGCGGCCTCTGGTGAGTTGTTGTGCCCCCATGGCGCGGTTGCGGTAAAGGTCGCAGCAGAGCAACGGGCGGCTGATGTGCCAATGATCACCCTGGCGACAGCGCATCCGGCAAAATTCCCGGCAGCGGTGGAAAAGGCCTCTGGTCAATATCCGGACTTGCCGGACCGTATGGCGGATCTGTATGAGCGTGAGGAACGGCTGAGCCGGATCGACAATGATCTGGCGGCCATCGAAGACCACATCAGAAAGAACATCGCATAA
- a CDS encoding insulinase family protein has translation MSVQQHQLANGFRIVTEAMPGLQSASIGIWVTAGGRNERLEQNGIAHFLEHMAFKGTKRRSALQIAEAVEDVGGYINAYTSREVTAYYARVLKDDVPLALDVLADILRNPVFDPREIEVERGVILQEIGQALDTPDDVIFDWLQEESYHDQPLGRTILGPAERVSAFTREDLTQFVSEHYGPGQMILSAAGAVDHDALVKLAEDLFGDMTARPALVMEPAQFTGGEARHAKDLEQAHFALSFESPGYRDDAIYTAQIYSAVMGGGMSSRLFQEVREKRGLCYTIFAQAGAHADTGSTTIYAGTSADQVEELAHITVDEMKRAATDMSDAEVERARAQMKAGMLMGLESPTNRAERLARLVQIWDRVPALEETVKLIDAVSTADVRAMAEQLAVRAPAAMALYGPVEGAPSLAALQERRVA, from the coding sequence GTGAGCGTCCAACAGCACCAACTCGCCAATGGCTTTCGCATTGTCACCGAGGCCATGCCGGGTCTGCAATCGGCCTCGATCGGCATCTGGGTGACCGCCGGTGGCCGCAATGAACGCCTCGAGCAGAACGGCATTGCGCATTTTCTCGAGCATATGGCGTTCAAGGGCACCAAGCGGCGCAGCGCCCTGCAGATCGCCGAGGCGGTGGAGGATGTGGGCGGTTATATCAACGCCTATACCTCGCGCGAGGTGACTGCCTATTACGCGCGGGTGCTCAAGGATGATGTGCCGCTGGCGCTGGATGTGCTGGCGGATATTCTGCGCAATCCGGTGTTTGACCCGCGCGAGATCGAGGTGGAGCGCGGCGTCATCCTGCAAGAGATCGGCCAGGCGCTGGATACGCCGGACGATGTGATCTTTGATTGGCTGCAGGAAGAAAGCTATCACGACCAGCCGCTGGGCCGCACCATCCTGGGCCCGGCAGAGCGGGTCAGCGCCTTCACCCGCGAGGATCTGACGCAGTTTGTCTCGGAACATTATGGCCCGGGGCAGATGATCCTGTCAGCAGCCGGCGCGGTGGATCACGACGCACTGGTCAAACTGGCGGAGGATCTGTTTGGTGATATGACGGCGCGGCCAGCGCTGGTGATGGAGCCTGCACAGTTCACCGGCGGTGAGGCCCGTCACGCCAAGGATCTGGAGCAGGCGCATTTTGCCCTGTCCTTTGAAAGCCCAGGCTACCGCGATGACGCTATCTATACGGCGCAGATCTATTCGGCCGTCATGGGGGGCGGTATGTCCAGCCGCCTGTTTCAGGAAGTGCGGGAAAAACGCGGGTTGTGCTATACCATCTTTGCCCAGGCTGGCGCCCATGCGGATACCGGCAGCACCACGATCTATGCCGGCACCTCTGCGGATCAGGTCGAAGAACTCGCCCATATCACTGTGGATGAGATGAAGCGCGCCGCAACAGACATGTCGGATGCCGAGGTGGAGCGGGCCCGGGCGCAGATGAAGGCAGGTATGCTGATGGGGCTGGAAAGCCCCACCAACCGCGCCGAACGTCTGGCACGTCTGGTACAGATCTGGGACCGGGTGCCTGCGCTTGAGGAGACGGTGAAACTGATTGATGCCGTCAGCACTGCGGATGTGCGCGCCATGGCCGAACAGCTTGCGGTGCGCGCCCCGGCGGCGATGGCGCTCTATGGGCCTGTTGAGGGCGCCCCCAGCCTCGCCGCGCTGCAGGAGCGCCGTGTTGCCTGA
- a CDS encoding GNAT family N-acetyltransferase: MLLSRRKLRLETERLTLRPPVHSDFQAWAALRLQSRDYLTPWEPAWAPDHLGRKSFTNRVYWAQRSVSGGTALPLFLIRREDQVIVGAITLDNIRRGPAMAGTLGYWTGQPFGRQGYMREAIGTVVHYAYGKLDLSRIEAACLPENAASRGLLEKSGFKYEGVAQSYLQIAGRWRTHVLYAALRHDRRGRTQAG, from the coding sequence ATGCTGCTGAGCCGTCGCAAACTTCGACTTGAGACCGAGCGGCTGACGCTGCGCCCACCGGTGCATTCCGATTTTCAGGCCTGGGCGGCGCTGCGCTTGCAAAGCCGCGACTACCTGACCCCCTGGGAGCCCGCCTGGGCGCCCGATCATCTGGGCCGCAAGAGCTTTACCAACCGGGTGTACTGGGCGCAGCGCTCGGTTTCTGGGGGGACGGCGCTACCGCTGTTTCTGATCCGGCGCGAGGATCAGGTGATCGTTGGTGCCATTACCCTGGACAATATCCGCCGCGGCCCGGCCATGGCCGGCACGCTGGGGTACTGGACTGGTCAGCCCTTTGGGCGTCAGGGCTATATGCGCGAGGCCATTGGCACCGTGGTGCACTACGCCTACGGCAAGCTGGATCTCAGCCGGATTGAGGCGGCCTGCCTGCCGGAAAATGCCGCCTCGCGCGGGTTGTTGGAAAAATCCGGGTTCAAATACGAAGGCGTTGCCCAGTCCTATCTGCAAATTGCCGGACGCTGGCGCACCCATGTTCTATATGCTGCCCTACGCCATGACCGTCGAGGCCGCACACAGGCGGGGTAG